A section of the Candidatus Acidiferrales bacterium genome encodes:
- a CDS encoding helix-turn-helix transcriptional regulator, protein MENKNRRRIPSLLRKYRRVRGFKQKEVAMLLNLKSPSRISRWEKGACFPSVKNLFRLAIIYRVLVDAIFPDLYHSLKEELKKREDDLFGRKGPSKKAALD, encoded by the coding sequence ATGGAGAACAAAAATCGTCGGAGGATACCGAGCCTTCTCAGGAAATACCGGAGGGTGAGAGGGTTCAAGCAGAAAGAGGTCGCGATGTTGCTCAACCTCAAGAGCCCGAGCCGCATATCGCGCTGGGAGAAAGGGGCGTGCTTCCCGAGCGTCAAGAACCTGTTCCGCCTCGCGATCATATATAGAGTGCTGGTCGACGCAATCTTCCCCGATCTATACCATTCGCTTAAGGAAGAACTGAAGAAACGGGAAGATGATCTTTTCGGTCGGAAGGGGCCTTCCAAGAAGGCGGCTTTGGATTAA
- a CDS encoding helix-turn-helix domain-containing protein has protein sequence MERRVIRPGEWYWADKAVIQEYARKLGLLTVGVYHFLASMVDENQDCYPSQKYVAERIGCSRESVSRAVKRLVENKLISVWKTPGERKVYHLLPVTMFFKETKVSRKGTPDVSREDTNNNKGTRNKNNNVVGVKKSYPSDTTEVKPPEGSDREIKEKLLAHDLSEALDDRDHLSIYLSYAKKYPEPFLRRILSETRMTPESRIRKSRAALFRYLLNIYAE, from the coding sequence ATGGAACGAAGGGTCATACGCCCCGGCGAGTGGTATTGGGCGGATAAGGCGGTCATCCAGGAATATGCCAGGAAACTGGGCCTTCTGACCGTCGGGGTGTACCACTTTCTTGCAAGCATGGTGGACGAAAACCAGGACTGTTATCCGTCCCAAAAATACGTCGCGGAAAGGATCGGCTGTTCGAGGGAATCAGTATCCAGGGCAGTTAAGAGGCTTGTGGAAAATAAGTTGATAAGTGTGTGGAAGACCCCCGGGGAAAGGAAGGTGTACCACCTTCTGCCGGTCACTATGTTCTTTAAAGAAACGAAGGTGTCCCGTAAAGGCACTCCGGATGTATCACGAGAAGACACAAACAACAATAAGGGAACAAGAAATAAGAACAATAACGTTGTTGGTGTCAAAAAATCTTATCCCTCGGATACGACTGAGGTCAAACCTCCCGAAGGCAGCGACCGCGAGATTAAGGAAAAATTATTGGCCCATGATCTATCCGAAGCCCTTGACGACCGAGACCATCTCTCGATCTACCTTTCATACGCGAAGAAATACCCCGAACCATTCCTGAGGCGCATCTTGTCGGAGACCAGGATGACGCCGGAATCAAGGATCAGAAAGAGTCGGGCGGCATTATTCAGGTACCTTTTGAACATCTATGCAGAGTGA
- a CDS encoding crossover junction endodeoxyribonuclease RuvC has protein sequence MRNNKRILAIDPGTHYIGVAVLVGPKLVYYGVKTLSRRKPTREALKEGRKVIGLLIDDFSPSILAVEKTFFAKSSNGTLLNTFAREIVWIGKRRGLSVEVMAANTVRKIVCKNGKATKQDVGKAVVSLYPELSPYLSSDRRWKEKFYYNMFDAVALGLASNDKHEMF, from the coding sequence ATGAGAAACAATAAAAGGATCCTGGCAATCGATCCCGGTACGCATTATATCGGCGTGGCAGTTCTTGTCGGCCCGAAGCTTGTGTACTATGGAGTGAAAACGCTCTCTCGGCGAAAGCCGACGCGTGAAGCGCTCAAAGAGGGACGGAAAGTTATTGGATTACTGATCGATGACTTCAGTCCGTCAATACTCGCTGTAGAGAAGACGTTTTTCGCAAAAAGCAGCAACGGGACTCTTCTCAACACGTTCGCACGTGAAATAGTCTGGATAGGCAAGAGGAGAGGATTGAGTGTAGAAGTTATGGCAGCAAATACCGTCCGAAAGATCGTATGCAAGAACGGCAAAGCTACCAAGCAGGACGTGGGAAAGGCCGTTGTTAGCCTTTATCCAGAATTGTCGCCATATCTCTCGTCAGACCGGAGGTGGAAGGAGAAGTTCTACTACAACATGTTTGATGCAGTGGCGCTGGGGTTGGCTTCCAATGATAAACACGAGATGTTTTAA